In Solea senegalensis isolate Sse05_10M linkage group LG6, IFAPA_SoseM_1, whole genome shotgun sequence, one genomic interval encodes:
- the LOC122770478 gene encoding suppressor of cytokine signaling 1-like: MVQEAWRRILLCRMVRDNLDQTAQQSQNQSQAGETQGRGQRAEEHAGPERSTDNVNADSKEPTESQLDFLLWKKLRLEQQPDTWHQPVTAGDSEQLPTHLRPFSSPAEYELVKSTYQQLQHSGYYWGPMSMEEAHKILSQTLLGTFLIRDSCQPNVFFTLSYQSEDGPTSVRVQLNNLLFSLHGSHRNFPSFFTLLTYYTSSSCKLTVPYRRQRPESLKQACRRASVRTHGAEDISNSPGLSLQVKNYVRAYPHCI; this comes from the exons ATGGTGCAAGAGGCGTGGAGGAGGATTCTCCTTTGTAGGATGGTCAGAGACAATCTTGATCAAACAGCACAGCAGAGCCAAAATCAGAGCCAGGCGGGTGAGACGCAGGGGAGAGGTCAGCGCGCTGAGGAACACGCGGGCCCCGAACGCAGCACAGACAACGTCAACGCCGACAGCAAAGAGCCGACAGAGAGCCAGCTAGATTTTCTGCTCTGGAAGAAACTCAGATTAGAGCAACAACCTGACACCTGGCACCAG CCGGTGACCGCAGGTGACAGCGAGCAGTTACCCACACACCTCCGTCCGTTCAGCAGTCCCGCCGAGTATGAACTGGTGAAGAGCACttaccagcagctccagcacaGCGGTTACTACTGGGGACCGATGAGCATGGAGGAGGCGCACAAAATACTCTCACAGACATTACTGGGCACCTTCCTCATCAG AGACAGCTGCCAGCCCAATGTTTTCTTCACCCTGAGCTACCAAAGCGAGGACGGCCCGACCAGTGTCCGCGTCCAGCTCAACAACCTGCTCTTCAGCCTGCATGGCAGCCATAGGAATTTCCCCTCATTCTTCACCCTTCTCACCTATTACACATCCTCATCCTGTAAGCTGACTGTGCCCTACCGCCGGCAGCGCCCGGAGAGCCTAAAGCAGGCGTGCAGGAGGGCGTCTGTTCGCACACATGGCGCAGAGGACATAAGCAACTCCCCTGGACTGAGTCTTCAAGTCAAAAACTATGTTCGCGCGTACCCGCACTGTATATAA